In Alteracholeplasma palmae J233, a single genomic region encodes these proteins:
- a CDS encoding NAD-dependent protein deacylase has product MDIKELERIIKESKYIVFFGGAGVSTESGLKDFRGDTGLYKEKYMNITPEVILSHSYFVKNTEDFFEYYKEVFLRPRVNPNAAHKVLAQLEKMGKLKSIITQNIDNLHQEAGSKKVIELHGSVYRNYAIDTKERYDGIDVILKSEGVPKTADGQIIRPDVILYEEPLNQKTIDDAINEIKKADCLIVAGTSLVVYPAAGLLRHFNGKYLIGINRNLIDVPYFIKGDIGKVLSQINLEALK; this is encoded by the coding sequence ATGGACATAAAAGAATTAGAAAGAATAATAAAAGAGTCTAAATATATTGTCTTTTTTGGTGGAGCAGGAGTTTCTACTGAAAGTGGGCTAAAGGATTTTCGTGGAGACACTGGGCTATATAAGGAAAAGTATATGAATATTACACCGGAAGTGATTTTATCTCATAGTTATTTTGTTAAAAACACTGAAGATTTTTTTGAGTATTATAAAGAAGTATTTTTAAGACCAAGAGTTAATCCTAATGCTGCACATAAAGTTTTAGCCCAATTAGAAAAGATGGGTAAACTTAAAAGTATTATTACTCAAAATATAGATAACTTGCATCAAGAAGCTGGATCTAAAAAAGTGATTGAACTTCATGGATCTGTTTACAGAAACTATGCAATAGATACTAAAGAAAGATATGATGGTATTGATGTTATCTTAAAAAGCGAAGGTGTTCCCAAAACAGCTGATGGACAAATTATTAGACCAGATGTTATTTTATATGAAGAACCCCTTAATCAAAAAACAATCGATGATGCTATTAATGAAATAAAAAAGGCAGATTGTTTAATCGTTGCAGGGACTTCTTTAGTAGTTTACCCAGCAGCAGGACTTTTAAGACATTTTAATGGTAAATATTTAATTGGGATTAATAGAAATTTAATTGATGTTCCTTATTTTATAAAAGGAGATATTGGTAAAGTTTTAAGTCAAATTAACCTTGAGGCATTAAAATGA
- the ybaK gene encoding Cys-tRNA(Pro) deacylase, which yields MIKKTLVMKYLDQKKIPYEAFEYEVTHHLTGEEIADVLNENAKEVFKTIVCDDYNKHYYVFIIPVLEQLDLKKCAKIVGAKKLELLPLKELHDITGYYRGGCSPIGMKRKYLTHIDSNVDKFEFIYISAGEVGKQIKIDPKQLIALEKIKVAELI from the coding sequence ATGATTAAAAAAACTTTAGTTATGAAATATTTAGATCAAAAAAAGATACCTTATGAAGCATTTGAATATGAAGTTACACATCACTTAACAGGTGAAGAAATTGCTGATGTATTAAATGAAAATGCTAAAGAAGTATTTAAAACAATTGTGTGTGATGATTATAATAAACATTATTATGTTTTTATTATTCCTGTTTTAGAACAATTAGATTTAAAAAAATGTGCTAAAATTGTTGGGGCAAAGAAATTAGAATTATTGCCTTTAAAGGAATTACATGACATAACAGGTTATTATAGAGGTGGTTGTTCACCAATAGGAATGAAAAGGAAATACTTAACACATATTGATAGTAATGTAGATAAGTTTGAATTTATATATATTAGTGCTGGTGAAGTAGGCAAACAAATTAAAATTGATCCTAAGCAATTAATAGCACTAGAAAAAATTAAAGTAGCTGAGTTGATATAA
- a CDS encoding amino acid ABC transporter ATP-binding protein, giving the protein MDNNYLFELNNVSKVFKNKTQALSDVTLSIKKGEIISIIGPSGSGKSTLLRCLNLMEQPTSGTIFFEGELLNIKNKNLNLIRQKIGMVFQSFNLFPHLSVLENITIAPKLIHKIEINEANTLASDLLKKVGLEEKVNSYPNQLSGGQQQRIAIARSLAMNPDVILFDEPTSALDPEMVGEVLKVIRGLSDSGMTLIIVTHEMQFAKEVSSRVIFMDQGKVIADDTPENIFDAPKEERLKNFLYRLTDY; this is encoded by the coding sequence ATGGACAATAACTACCTATTTGAATTGAATAATGTAAGTAAGGTTTTTAAAAATAAAACTCAAGCACTGAGTGATGTGACACTTTCTATTAAAAAAGGTGAAATTATTAGTATTATTGGACCTTCTGGAAGTGGGAAATCTACTTTATTAAGATGTTTAAATTTAATGGAACAACCAACATCTGGTACTATTTTCTTTGAAGGTGAATTACTTAATATTAAAAATAAAAATCTTAATTTAATTAGACAAAAGATTGGCATGGTGTTTCAAAGTTTTAACCTTTTCCCTCACCTATCTGTCTTAGAAAATATTACTATAGCTCCTAAATTAATTCATAAGATTGAAATAAATGAAGCAAATACTTTAGCTTCAGATTTGCTAAAAAAAGTTGGTTTAGAAGAAAAGGTAAATAGTTATCCAAATCAACTTTCTGGAGGGCAACAACAAAGAATAGCTATTGCTAGAAGCTTAGCTATGAATCCTGATGTCATTCTTTTTGATGAACCTACTTCTGCTTTAGACCCTGAGATGGTTGGTGAAGTTTTAAAGGTGATAAGAGGTCTATCAGATAGCGGTATGACACTTATTATTGTGACACATGAAATGCAATTTGCTAAGGAAGTTTCATCAAGAGTTATCTTTATGGATCAAGGTAAAGTGATTGCTGATGATACACCTGAAAACATCTTTGATGCTCCTAAAGAAGAACGTCTAAAAAACTTTTTATATAGACTAACTGACTATTAG
- a CDS encoding amino acid ABC transporter permease produces MLNILLDFSFLLDKDTIILLLKGLSITVILALIGVGVGFFLALIPAFMRLSSKKILRIPASIFVDIIRGTPMLVQVFILYYAMNLPVMPFLGIDLGSLIPGVIALIINCTAYISEIVRGGILSVSKGQSEAARSLGLSSSQTMIKIILPQAIKNIMPSLGNEFVTIIKETSIFVVVGIAELMFQIDVIKSQTWKMVEVYIVAGVLYLMLTLPLSKLMLHFEKRMSYGQ; encoded by the coding sequence ATGTTAAATATATTATTAGATTTTTCTTTTCTATTAGATAAAGATACAATTATTCTTTTATTAAAAGGGTTGTCTATTACTGTTATCTTAGCTTTAATTGGTGTGGGAGTAGGTTTTTTCCTTGCACTCATCCCAGCATTTATGCGTTTATCTTCAAAAAAAATATTAAGAATTCCTGCTAGTATATTTGTTGATATTATTCGTGGAACCCCAATGTTAGTTCAAGTGTTTATCTTATATTATGCAATGAATCTTCCTGTAATGCCATTTTTAGGGATAGATTTAGGCTCTTTAATTCCTGGAGTCATAGCTCTTATTATCAACTGTACTGCCTATATTTCAGAAATTGTTAGAGGAGGCATTTTATCAGTATCAAAAGGGCAAAGTGAAGCTGCACGCTCACTTGGATTAAGTTCTAGCCAAACAATGATAAAAATTATTTTGCCCCAAGCGATTAAAAACATTATGCCTTCACTTGGAAATGAGTTTGTAACAATTATTAAAGAAACTTCTATTTTTGTGGTTGTAGGTATAGCAGAGCTTATGTTCCAAATAGATGTTATTAAATCACAAACTTGGAAAATGGTTGAAGTTTATATTGTTGCAGGGGTATTATATTTAATGTTAACATTACCTTTATCTAAATTAATGTTACATTTTGAAAAGAGGATGTCATATGGACAATAA
- a CDS encoding transporter substrate-binding domain-containing protein, with the protein MKKILTLIFALASILTLSACSNTNMFMFTLDETFDGYVTMVTSADYPPYENLVKKDNGYTVEGVDIEIAKEIARALKKNLRVIHKKFDFLISDVMTGKADFALAGITPTSARLEQVDFSNSYFTEQNTQVVIVKKEDKEKYTTIDDINKSSISVGAQAGSLQQTIANTSAKNAIKSINSDLNVLLNDLKSGRIQALFTENATADTHINGEFPDFVKAFYVESDFTGNAVAVKKGYDKLDVINSVIKGLKESGKIDQWLKQYSGIES; encoded by the coding sequence ATGAAAAAAATACTTACCCTAATATTCGCCCTAGCTTCAATTCTTACTTTATCTGCTTGTTCTAATACAAATATGTTTATGTTTACGTTAGACGAGACTTTTGATGGTTATGTAACAATGGTTACTTCTGCAGATTATCCACCTTATGAAAATCTTGTAAAAAAAGATAATGGATATACTGTTGAAGGTGTAGACATTGAAATCGCAAAAGAAATCGCACGTGCCTTAAAAAAGAATTTAAGAGTGATTCATAAAAAATTCGACTTTTTAATTTCTGATGTTATGACTGGTAAAGCAGATTTTGCTTTAGCGGGTATTACTCCAACTTCTGCAAGATTAGAACAAGTTGATTTTTCTAATTCTTACTTTACTGAACAAAATACACAAGTTGTCATCGTTAAGAAAGAAGATAAAGAAAAATATACTACAATTGATGATATTAATAAATCAAGCATCTCTGTTGGTGCACAAGCAGGTTCTTTACAGCAAACAATCGCAAACACTTCAGCAAAAAATGCTATCAAGAGTATCAACTCTGATTTAAATGTTTTATTAAATGATTTAAAATCAGGAAGAATCCAGGCTTTATTTACTGAAAACGCAACCGCTGATACACATATTAATGGTGAATTCCCTGACTTTGTTAAAGCATTTTATGTAGAATCAGATTTTACTGGAAATGCGGTTGCTGTTAAAAAAGGTTATGACAAACTTGATGTCATTAACTCAGTTATCAAAGGCTTAAAAGAATCAGGAAAAATTGATCAATGGCTTAAACAATACTCAGGGATTGAAAGCTAA
- a CDS encoding ClC family H(+)/Cl(-) exchange transporter, with product MGKIRKIKSKLSVFFMIFYGVLTGMIAGLFLYGFKQLAALVLKQTVSIFEYVKVHPWYIPLLFIGLAILAYLVALIIKKEPNAGGGAIARTEGFLRGLITFKWLRTTLATLVSSLLVFFGGLPYGIEGSSVIMGTTISGGVSKLGQADPSLERYILTSGASAGFAVATGSPLAGIVFSLEEMHKKFSFLLLIVSMAGASAAALTIKVMDHIFNTSNVFFPIGKVEPLPLSLMWLTIIIGIIAGLVATGFNKFLEKMNHYIDTKLKKVTQFIRILVNFLLVGIAGLFLVEILGNGHHLLIEAMERKFAWTTLLVLLIVKIILISVSVGSGVTGGLFVPSLVIGGLTGALINELFISLGVDANYTKIIIILAMGAFFGTSIHAPITTIVFMIEATQDPYNVLAMVLVLLVAMVTAHAFKNESNNDTVLERILRKQDKGKTANIYELVGKIQEGAFVVNKPTRDILWPANSLITTIKRENDPKGHRMVKGGDKLLKSLDTIVFQVQSYDLEKTKTEFTALIGNQELISKQLH from the coding sequence ATGGGAAAAATTAGAAAAATTAAGTCTAAATTATCAGTCTTTTTTATGATATTTTATGGCGTTTTAACAGGAATGATAGCAGGGCTATTTTTATATGGGTTTAAACAACTAGCAGCCTTAGTATTAAAACAAACTGTATCAATATTTGAATATGTAAAAGTTCATCCTTGGTATATTCCTCTGCTATTTATAGGACTTGCAATTTTAGCTTATTTAGTAGCACTTATTATAAAAAAAGAACCTAATGCTGGTGGTGGTGCAATTGCTAGAACAGAAGGTTTTTTAAGGGGATTAATTACATTTAAATGGCTTAGAACAACTCTTGCTACCCTGGTTTCTAGTTTACTTGTTTTCTTTGGTGGGTTACCATATGGAATTGAAGGATCAAGCGTTATTATGGGAACTACTATATCTGGAGGAGTTTCAAAATTAGGTCAGGCTGATCCATCGTTAGAAAGATATATTTTAACAAGTGGTGCGAGTGCAGGATTTGCAGTTGCAACAGGGTCTCCTTTAGCAGGTATTGTTTTCTCTTTAGAAGAAATGCATAAAAAATTCTCATTTTTATTATTAATTGTTTCAATGGCTGGGGCAAGTGCTGCCGCATTAACAATTAAAGTAATGGATCATATATTTAATACGAGCAATGTATTCTTTCCAATAGGTAAAGTTGAACCATTACCATTAAGTCTTATGTGGTTAACAATTATTATAGGTATTATAGCTGGATTAGTAGCAACTGGATTTAATAAATTCTTAGAAAAAATGAATCATTATATAGATACAAAACTTAAAAAAGTGACACAATTTATAAGAATATTAGTTAACTTCTTATTAGTAGGTATTGCAGGTTTATTTTTAGTAGAAATATTAGGAAATGGTCATCATTTATTAATAGAAGCGATGGAAAGAAAATTTGCATGGACCACACTCCTTGTTTTATTGATTGTTAAAATTATATTAATATCAGTATCTGTTGGATCAGGAGTGACAGGTGGATTATTTGTACCATCACTAGTTATAGGTGGATTAACAGGAGCTTTAATAAATGAGTTATTTATCAGTTTAGGAGTTGATGCTAATTACACTAAGATTATTATTATACTTGCTATGGGAGCGTTTTTTGGAACATCGATTCACGCACCTATAACAACCATTGTTTTTATGATAGAAGCAACTCAAGATCCATATAATGTCTTGGCAATGGTTTTAGTATTATTAGTCGCAATGGTCACTGCCCATGCATTTAAAAATGAATCAAACAATGATACTGTTTTAGAAAGAATTTTAAGAAAACAAGATAAAGGCAAAACTGCTAATATATATGAACTTGTGGGAAAAATCCAAGAAGGTGCCTTTGTGGTTAACAAACCAACAAGAGATATCTTATGGCCAGCTAATAGCCTTATTACAACTATTAAAAGAGAAAACGACCCAAAAGGTCATAGAATGGTTAAAGGTGGAGATAAATTACTTAAGTCACTTGATACTATTGTGTTTCAGGTTCAAAGTTATGATTTAGAAAAAACTAAAACAGAATTTACTGCTTTAATTGGAAATCAAGAATTAATTTCTAAACAACTACATTAA
- the acpP gene encoding acyl carrier protein gives MPVFNKIKELIVNELSVDESKVALESRLVEDLGADSIDAVELVMNVEEAFNVEISDEALQNLKTVGDLVSFIETSR, from the coding sequence ATGCCAGTATTTAATAAAATTAAAGAACTTATTGTTAACGAATTATCAGTAGATGAATCAAAAGTTGCATTAGAATCTAGATTAGTAGAAGATTTAGGTGCAGACTCAATTGATGCTGTTGAATTAGTTATGAACGTTGAAGAAGCATTCAATGTAGAAATCAGCGATGAGGCTTTACAAAACTTGAAAACTGTTGGAGATTTAGTATCATTTATTGAAACTAGTCGCTAA
- the leuS gene encoding leucine--tRNA ligase — protein sequence MKNYEYKTIEKKWQKHWLENKLFKTQEDRFRPTFYCLDMFPYPSASGLHVGHIEGYSASDIMSRFKRMQGYNVLHPFGWDAFGLPAEQFALATGKDPRSFTYENIKNFKRQIIEAGKGVDWDRELATADPNYFQWTQWIFKKLYENNLAVLKDVEVNFCEALGTVLANDEIVTVDGKMFSERGNYPVVKKAMRQWVLKITEYADRLLEDLELVDWPENLKEMQRNWIGKSTGAMITFKTTVDDYAFDIFTTRPDTIYGATYCVLAPEHPLALALASDDEKDQVLEYIEKTKQKQELDRLAYKEKTGVFTGSYAINPANQKRIPIWLADYVLPNYGTGAVMAVPAHDDRDFEFAQKYGLDIIEVIKNAEDKAFTGDGIHFNSGILDGLNNEDAKNKIIADLEKRQIGYSHSNYKLRDWVFSRQRYWGEPFPVIYDENGNIHLLEDNELPLELPVLDNIRPSGTGESPLANATEWLYVSNKGKRDTNTMPQLAGSSWYYIGYILKNHLGMIPLNSPEAKSLLDQFLPVDLYIGGTEHAVGHLLYARFWHKFLYDLGLVSTKEPFKKLVNQGMILGSDHSKMSKSRNNGVSPDEVISTHGADALRLYEMFMGPLEAEKPWSTDGLDGAKRFLDRVWRMFDFEITEENQESLETVYHQTIKKVTEDYEKLGFNTAISQMMIFVNEVYKLKKIGKKQARGFLQLLNPIAPHMTEELNQDVLNYHEELIYSEWPLFDEKYLVVSHVELVVQVNGKLRAKIEIEVDTKQEVIEALALKEENVMKFTEGLTIRKIIYVPNKLLNIVVA from the coding sequence ATGAAGAATTATGAATATAAAACAATTGAGAAGAAATGGCAAAAACATTGGCTAGAAAACAAACTCTTTAAAACACAAGAAGATAGATTTAGACCTACTTTTTATTGTTTAGATATGTTTCCTTATCCTTCTGCATCAGGACTTCATGTAGGTCATATCGAAGGTTATTCAGCAAGTGACATCATGAGTAGATTTAAAAGAATGCAAGGTTACAATGTACTTCATCCTTTTGGATGGGATGCTTTTGGTTTACCTGCAGAGCAGTTTGCGCTTGCAACAGGAAAAGACCCAAGAAGTTTCACCTATGAAAATATCAAGAATTTTAAAAGACAAATTATTGAAGCAGGTAAGGGCGTAGATTGGGATAGAGAATTAGCGACTGCAGATCCTAACTATTTTCAATGGACTCAATGGATTTTTAAGAAACTATATGAAAATAATTTAGCTGTTTTAAAAGATGTAGAAGTTAACTTTTGTGAAGCCTTAGGAACAGTTTTAGCAAATGATGAAATTGTTACAGTAGATGGAAAAATGTTTTCTGAACGTGGTAATTATCCAGTAGTTAAGAAAGCTATGAGACAATGGGTATTAAAGATTACAGAATACGCAGATAGATTATTAGAAGATCTAGAATTAGTTGATTGGCCAGAAAATTTAAAAGAAATGCAACGTAATTGGATTGGCAAATCAACTGGGGCAATGATTACTTTTAAAACAACTGTTGATGACTATGCGTTTGACATTTTTACAACAAGACCCGATACAATTTATGGAGCTACCTATTGTGTTTTAGCACCAGAACATCCGCTTGCACTTGCACTTGCTAGTGATGATGAAAAGGATCAAGTCTTAGAATATATTGAAAAAACTAAACAAAAACAAGAACTTGATAGATTAGCATATAAAGAAAAAACAGGTGTATTCACAGGATCATATGCTATTAATCCTGCAAATCAAAAAAGAATTCCTATTTGGCTAGCAGATTACGTTCTTCCTAATTATGGTACTGGAGCAGTTATGGCAGTTCCGGCACATGATGATAGAGACTTTGAGTTTGCTCAAAAATACGGACTAGATATCATTGAAGTTATTAAAAATGCTGAGGATAAAGCTTTTACAGGTGATGGCATTCATTTTAATAGTGGTATTTTAGATGGTTTAAATAATGAAGATGCTAAAAATAAAATCATTGCTGATTTAGAAAAAAGACAAATTGGATATTCACATAGTAACTATAAATTAAGAGATTGGGTTTTCTCAAGACAAAGATATTGGGGTGAACCGTTCCCTGTCATTTATGATGAAAATGGAAATATTCATTTACTAGAAGATAATGAATTACCTCTAGAATTACCAGTATTAGATAATATTAGACCTAGTGGTACAGGTGAGTCACCACTTGCTAATGCTACTGAATGGTTATATGTTTCTAATAAAGGTAAAAGAGATACAAATACGATGCCACAACTTGCTGGTAGTTCATGGTATTACATAGGATATATCTTAAAAAATCATTTAGGAATGATTCCTTTAAATTCGCCTGAAGCCAAAAGCTTGTTAGATCAATTTTTACCAGTAGATTTATACATTGGTGGAACAGAACATGCTGTAGGTCACTTATTATACGCAAGATTCTGGCATAAGTTTTTATATGACTTAGGATTAGTATCTACTAAAGAGCCGTTTAAAAAATTAGTAAATCAAGGAATGATTTTAGGTTCAGATCATTCTAAAATGAGTAAATCTAGAAACAATGGTGTAAGTCCTGATGAAGTTATTTCTACACACGGGGCAGATGCTTTAAGATTATATGAAATGTTTATGGGACCATTAGAAGCAGAAAAACCATGGTCAACTGATGGACTAGATGGTGCGAAAAGATTTTTAGATAGAGTATGGAGAATGTTTGATTTTGAAATTACTGAAGAAAATCAAGAATCTTTAGAAACTGTTTATCATCAAACAATTAAAAAAGTTACAGAAGATTATGAAAAACTTGGATTTAACACTGCAATCAGTCAAATGATGATATTTGTAAATGAAGTTTATAAATTAAAGAAAATCGGTAAGAAACAAGCTAGAGGCTTTTTACAATTATTAAATCCGATTGCACCACATATGACAGAAGAATTAAATCAAGATGTTTTAAACTACCATGAAGAGTTAATTTATTCTGAATGGCCTTTATTTGATGAAAAGTATCTAGTAGTTTCACATGTTGAACTTGTTGTTCAAGTGAATGGAAAATTACGAGCTAAAATAGAAATAGAAGTAGATACTAAACAAGAAGTAATTGAAGCACTTGCTTTAAAAGAAGAGAATGTAATGAAGTTTACTGAAGGATTAACCATCAGAAAAATAATTTATGTTCCAAATAAATTATTAAATATAGTAGTTGCATGA
- a CDS encoding phosphatidylglycerophosphatase A family protein: MNKEISNRNDEEKYDVIVKRLKSRGVELEDIAVITYDLQSKYIKGLKKETCLEHVKRVIMKREVQHAVLTGIELDVLAEENKLSEPLSTLLLNDYGLYGIDEILALSIVNVYGSIGLTNFGYVDKVKPGIIGKLDSKNEGKVVCNTFLDDIVGAIAAAAASSVAHRYAENDFVVDAYKK; this comes from the coding sequence ATGAATAAAGAAATTTCAAATAGAAATGATGAAGAAAAATATGATGTCATTGTCAAAAGACTAAAATCTCGTGGAGTAGAATTAGAAGATATAGCAGTTATCACATATGATTTACAGTCTAAATACATCAAAGGTTTAAAAAAAGAAACATGCTTAGAACATGTCAAAAGAGTAATTATGAAAAGAGAAGTTCAACACGCTGTTTTAACTGGAATAGAATTAGATGTTTTAGCAGAAGAAAATAAACTATCTGAACCACTATCAACACTATTATTAAATGATTATGGTTTGTATGGGATAGATGAAATCTTAGCACTTTCAATTGTTAATGTTTACGGATCAATTGGGTTGACTAACTTTGGCTATGTAGATAAAGTTAAACCTGGCATTATCGGTAAATTGGATTCTAAAAATGAAGGTAAAGTAGTTTGTAATACTTTCTTAGATGATATTGTTGGTGCGATTGCTGCGGCAGCCGCAAGCTCTGTTGCACATAGATATGCAGAAAATGATTTTGTCGTGGATGCTTATAAAAAATAA
- a CDS encoding tRNA (mnm(5)s(2)U34)-methyltransferase has protein sequence MKQVKIIDIAHKILKDHISKDDIIIDATVGNGYDTLFLASICKHVYGFDIQEKAIHETQTKTKDLRNVTLIHDSFENITLHVDKFNGVIFNLGYLPNGDKSITTLKDTTHKTINQLLNLNNIFILIVVYPGHEEGYLESMMLKDLFSTISTPVLKIEIENRENAPYIYFVNNR, from the coding sequence ATGAAGCAAGTAAAGATAATTGATATTGCTCATAAAATATTAAAAGATCACATATCAAAAGATGATATCATCATAGATGCTACTGTAGGAAATGGCTATGATACTTTATTTTTGGCCTCAATTTGTAAACATGTTTATGGTTTTGATATACAAGAAAAAGCAATTCATGAGACACAAACTAAAACTAAAGATTTAAGGAATGTTACTTTAATTCATGACTCTTTTGAAAATATAACTTTACATGTTGATAAGTTTAATGGTGTTATTTTTAATTTAGGGTATTTACCTAATGGTGATAAATCTATCACAACATTAAAAGACACTACTCATAAAACTATAAATCAACTGCTTAATTTAAATAATATCTTTATACTTATCGTAGTTTATCCAGGTCATGAAGAAGGTTATTTAGAATCTATGATGTTAAAAGATCTATTCTCTACTATTTCTACTCCTGTATTAAAAATTGAAATAGAAAATAGAGAAAATGCTCCTTATATATATTTTGTAAATAATAGGTAA
- a CDS encoding TIGR01212 family radical SAM protein (This family includes YhcC from E. coli K-12, an uncharacterized radical SAM protein.) has protein sequence MELFTEEKHYNTLNNYYRSKYNKKVFKIPLNGGFTCPNIDGTVASGGCTFCSFMGSGDFAGNKREPLSEQFDKIKKMMHQKWSDGYYIAYFQANTNTHAPLKRLQELYEEAITLDPNIVMLSIGTRPDCLPNDVVEYLGELNTRMPVQIELGLQTMHQKTSDLINRAHDLACFDDAVKRLRAHNIEVVVHIINGLPFETKEMMVETVKHLNTLDIQGIKIHMLHLMEKTKMGFQYLKNPWELLTLEAYVDIVVEQISVLRKDIIIHRITGDAPPTMLIAPHWTKKKFVVSNEIDKKLRALNLYQGDCYEASKDN, from the coding sequence ATGGAACTATTTACAGAAGAAAAACATTATAATACATTAAATAACTACTATCGTAGTAAATATAATAAAAAGGTTTTTAAAATACCTTTAAATGGCGGTTTTACCTGCCCAAATATTGATGGAACGGTTGCTTCTGGTGGCTGTACTTTTTGTTCTTTTATGGGAAGTGGAGATTTTGCCGGAAACAAACGTGAACCTCTTTCAGAACAATTTGATAAAATCAAAAAAATGATGCATCAAAAATGGAGTGATGGCTACTATATTGCTTATTTTCAAGCAAATACTAATACTCATGCTCCTTTAAAAAGACTACAAGAACTTTATGAAGAGGCAATCACACTTGATCCTAATATTGTTATGTTAAGCATTGGTACAAGACCTGATTGCTTGCCTAATGATGTTGTTGAATACTTAGGTGAACTTAATACAAGAATGCCTGTTCAAATTGAACTTGGATTACAAACAATGCACCAAAAAACATCTGATTTAATTAATAGAGCTCATGATCTTGCTTGTTTTGATGATGCAGTCAAACGTTTAAGAGCACATAATATCGAAGTTGTTGTGCACATTATTAATGGTCTACCTTTTGAAACAAAAGAAATGATGGTAGAAACTGTTAAACACTTAAATACTCTAGATATTCAAGGGATTAAAATCCATATGTTACACTTAATGGAAAAAACAAAAATGGGTTTCCAATATTTAAAAAACCCTTGGGAACTTCTTACATTAGAAGCTTATGTAGATATTGTTGTTGAACAAATCAGTGTCTTAAGAAAAGATATTATTATTCATAGAATTACAGGTGATGCACCACCTACTATGCTAATCGCGCCTCATTGGACTAAGAAAAAATTTGTTGTTAGCAATGAGATTGATAAAAAGTTGCGTGCTTTAAATCTTTATCAAGGTGATTGTTATGAAGCAAGTAAAGATAATTGA
- a CDS encoding DUF1189 family protein, protein MYKKLKISLFSPAQIIELINDKWRSIWIYFFSIVLFLMIPTVIVNTMEKGMSVFQYRALSEVIKNEVRVDGKITNGILETNNNVHVKFDQFDLYIVKDKIDMQLTSTHMIILEKDKVHYLFREMPVTSSSYKEIGLENYDFLDISSKNQNIFLNSMDTFFSINKASIVSLVILVDWLGIVIDLLLVVLVISFFNFKPVPFKYKFKVNIYASTIYVLFNFFAVLFQIQFIAYIGIVLMFVYSNKAFSRVISIR, encoded by the coding sequence ATGTATAAGAAATTAAAAATCAGTCTATTCTCACCAGCACAAATTATTGAATTAATTAACGATAAATGGAGATCTATTTGGATTTATTTTTTTTCTATCGTTCTTTTTTTAATGATTCCAACAGTTATTGTAAATACTATGGAAAAAGGGATGAGTGTCTTTCAATATAGGGCATTATCAGAAGTTATTAAAAATGAAGTTAGGGTAGATGGAAAAATTACAAATGGTATTTTAGAAACTAATAATAATGTCCATGTTAAGTTTGATCAATTCGATTTATATATTGTAAAAGATAAAATTGATATGCAATTGACTAGTACACATATGATAATCTTAGAAAAAGATAAAGTACATTATTTATTTAGAGAAATGCCTGTTACATCTTCTAGTTATAAAGAAATTGGTTTAGAAAATTATGACTTTTTAGATATTTCAAGTAAAAATCAAAATATTTTTCTAAATAGTATGGATACCTTCTTTTCGATTAACAAGGCTAGTATTGTAAGTTTAGTTATTTTAGTTGATTGGCTTGGAATTGTCATTGACTTATTACTAGTTGTATTAGTTATATCATTCTTTAATTTTAAACCGGTACCATTTAAGTATAAATTTAAAGTAAACATTTATGCATCTACTATTTATGTATTGTTTAATTTTTTTGCAGTATTATTTCAAATACAATTTATTGCATATATAGGGATTGTTTTAATGTTTGTTTATTCAAACAAGGCATTTAGTAGAGTTATATCAATCAGGTGA